One segment of Rosa chinensis cultivar Old Blush chromosome 6, RchiOBHm-V2, whole genome shotgun sequence DNA contains the following:
- the LOC112169076 gene encoding proline-rich protein 3 — protein sequence MALTHFLLPTCLVLLSLLLINVSATDYGYGPKPPQVEQPKPPQVQKPEPPQLEKPKPPHVEKPTPPQVSATDYGYGPKPPQVEQPKPPQVQKPIKPPQVEKPTPPQVSATDYGYGPKPPQVEQPKPPQVQKPIKPPQVEKPTPPQVSTNDYGHGPKPQVEKPKLDQLYGELLPHNLFGIQGLVLCNSGLKAFPIQGAVARITCVGEDENGYETAPFSILSGATDAMGYFFATLSPSKLEGNYNNKWKLTECKTFLDNSPLESCKVPTDVNHGISGALIASYRTLNAKNMKLFSVGPFFYSSEPKPAPSGY from the exons ATGGCTCTCACTCACTTCCTCCTCCCCACCTGTCTGGTTTTACTTTCATTGCTACTCATCAACGTCTCAGCTACTGATTATGGCTATGGCCCAAAACCACCACAGGTTGAGCAACCAAAACCTCCACAGGTCCAGAAACCAGAACCACCACAGCTCGAGAAACCAAAACCACCACATGTTGAGAAACCAACACCTCCACAGGTCTCTGCTACTGATTATGGCTATGGCCCAAAACCACCACAGGTTGAGCAACCAAAACCTCCGCAGGTCCAGAAACCAATAAAACCACCACAGGTTGAGAAACCAACACCTCCACAGGTCTCTGCTACTGATTATGGCTATGGCCCAAAACCACCACAGGTTGAGCAACCAAAACCTCCGCAGGTCCAGAAACCAATAAAACCACCACAGGTTGAGAAACCAACACCTCCACAAGTCTCTACTAATGATTATGGCCATGGCCCAAAACCACAGGTTGAGAAACCAAAATTAGATCAGTTGTACGGAGAGCTACTACCTCACAATCTATTCGGCATTCAAGGGCTTGTTTTATGTAACTCAGGACTTAAAGCCTTCCCAATTCAAG GAGCTGTGGCAAGGATTACATGCGTGGGCGAGGACGAAAATGGGTACGAGACTGCACCTTTCTCCATCTTAAGTGGTGCAACTGATGCAATGGGTTACTTCTTTGCAACATTGTCACCTTCAAAGCTTGAAGGTAATTACAACAATAAGTGGAAGCTCACAGAGTGCAAGACATTCCTCGACAATTCTCCACTGGAGAGCTGCAAAGTCCCTACTGATGTCAACCATGGAATTAGTGGGGCTCTGATTGCTTCTTATCGCACTCTCAATGCCAAGAACATGAAGCTGTTCTCTGTTGGACCCTTCTTCTACTCCTCAGAACCTAAACCAGCCCCTAGTGGCTATTAG
- the LOC112174480 gene encoding 26S proteasome non-ATPase regulatory subunit 4 homolog, producing MVLEATMICIDNSEWMRNSDYSPSRFQAQADAVNLICGIKTQANPENTVGVLTMAGKGVRVLTTTTSDLGKILTCTHGLEIGGEMNIAAAIQVAQLALKHRQNKNQQQRIVVFAGSPVKNDKKALEIIGKKLKKNSVALDIVDFGGEDDGKAEKLEALVSAVNNNGTSHIVHVPPGLHALSDVLLSTPILTGDEGGGAGFAATAAAAGIGGSSGHDFGIDPNIDPELALALRMSMEEERARQEAAAAKRAEEEAASRRGKGEERPSKSEDVTLTESDDVEMVDENALLMQALAMTMNNYGSSSFAVGDAEMSEATGVDQDLALALQMSMQESAGGASSSETVDVSKVLEDQSFLSSILESLPGVDPNDPSVKEFLASVINQFEKNEQDPSNDEDK from the coding sequence ATGGTTCTCGAGGCGACTATGATATGCATCGACAATTCAGAATGGATGCGAAACAGTGATTACTCTCCCTCCCGATTCCAAGCTCAAGCCGATGCTGTGAATCTCATCTGTGGTATCAAAACCCAGGCCAACCCGGAAAACACAGTTGGGGTGTTGACAATGGCGGGCAAAGGGGTTCGCGTGCTGACCACAACCACCTCTGACCTTGGCAAGATTTTGACTTGCACGCATGGCCTCGAGATAGGGGGTGAGATGAACATAGCAGCTGCAATCCAGGTAGCTCAGTTGGCTCTTAAGCATCGCCAAAATAAAAACCAACAACAAAGGATTGTAGTATTTGCTGGAAGTCCTGTCAAGAATGACAAGAAGGCATTGGAAATAATTGGGAAGAAACTGAAGAAGAACAGTGTTGCTCTTGACATTGTCGATTTTGGAGGAGAAGATGATGGAAAGGCGGAGAAGCTGGAGGCCCTTGTTTCTGCTGTTAATAATAATGGCACTAGTCACATAGTCCATGTACCTCCTGGTCTCCATGCTCTCTCAGATGTTCTTTTAAGTACACCTATATTAACTGGTGATGAAGGAGGAGGAGCTGGCTTTGCAGCCACAGCCGCAGCAGCTGGTATTGGTGGTTCTTCTGGCCATGACTTTGGAATAGATCCCAATATAGATCCCGAGCTTGCTCTCGCCCTTAGAATGTCAATGGAAGAGGAAAGGGCAAGACAAGAAGCTGCTGCTGCCAAAAGAGCTGAGGAAGAAGCTGCTAGCAGACGAGGAAAAGGAGAGGAACGGCCATCCAAATCGGAGGATGTGACCTTGACAGAAAGCGATGATGTTGAAATGGTTGATGAGAATGCCTTGCTAATGCAGGCTCTTGCGATGAcaatgaataactatggctcTAGTAGTTTTGCAGTTGGTGATGCTGAGATGTCAGAGGCAACTGGTGTGGATCAGGACTTGGCTCTAGCTCTTCAAATGTCCATGCAGGAAAGCGCAGGAGGGGCATCATCATCCGAGACGGTTGATGTGAGCAAGGTGTTGGAGGATCAGTCTTTTCTTTCGTCTATCCTGGAATCTCTTCCGGGAGTTGACCCCAATGATCCTTCTGTGAAAGAGTTTCTTGCATCTGTGATTAATCAGTTTGAAAAGAATGAACAAGATCCATCTAATGACGAGGACAAATAA